From Streptomyces sp. NBC_00690, a single genomic window includes:
- a CDS encoding methionine synthase: MSEKSEKHEFSWGPATGVGSMPGTDAREAAKTVTGSFEAFPHLPELPARGPGADMIGRTIGLLVELYGHVEPSGWRISDRPGRETRRARSWLGEDLDALEEHTQGYEGPLKVQVVGPWTLAAALELRNGESTLSDPGACRDLAASLAEGLRTHLAEVRRRVPGADVVLQLDEPSLTAVLRGQVRSASGYRTHRAVDRQLVESTLRDLIADETVVVHSCAADVPFALLRRAGAAGLSFDFGLLTERDEEPLGEAVEGGTKLFVGVVPPTDAGLSDPGGSVMGVRTLWRRLGLNPGTLAQSLVVTPACGLAGASPAYAREALAHCVRAARSLADNPE; this comes from the coding sequence GTGAGCGAGAAGAGCGAGAAGCACGAGTTCAGCTGGGGTCCTGCCACGGGTGTCGGATCCATGCCCGGGACGGACGCCCGCGAGGCCGCGAAGACCGTCACCGGTTCCTTCGAAGCCTTCCCCCACCTGCCCGAACTGCCCGCCCGCGGGCCCGGCGCCGACATGATCGGGCGCACCATCGGACTGCTCGTCGAGTTGTACGGGCACGTCGAGCCCAGCGGCTGGCGGATCAGCGACCGGCCCGGACGGGAAACCCGGCGCGCCCGCTCCTGGCTCGGCGAGGACCTCGATGCCCTGGAGGAGCACACCCAGGGGTACGAAGGACCGCTGAAGGTCCAGGTGGTGGGCCCCTGGACGCTCGCCGCAGCACTGGAGCTGCGCAACGGCGAATCCACGCTCTCCGACCCCGGCGCCTGCCGGGACCTCGCCGCCTCCCTCGCTGAGGGGCTGCGCACCCACCTCGCCGAGGTGCGCCGCCGCGTGCCGGGCGCCGATGTGGTGCTCCAACTCGACGAGCCGTCGCTGACCGCCGTACTGCGGGGGCAGGTCCGGTCCGCCAGCGGCTACCGCACCCATCGCGCCGTCGACCGCCAACTCGTCGAGTCCACCCTGCGCGACCTGATCGCGGACGAAACGGTGGTCGTGCACTCCTGCGCCGCCGACGTCCCCTTCGCCCTGCTTCGGCGCGCTGGAGCCGCCGGCCTCTCCTTCGACTTCGGGCTCTTGACTGAGCGTGACGAGGAGCCACTGGGTGAGGCCGTCGAAGGCGGCACCAAGCTGTTCGTCGGAGTCGTACCGCCCACCGACGCCGGATTGTCAGACCCGGGCGGTAGCGTCATGGGTGTTCGGACACTGTGGCGCAGGTTGGGGCTGAACCCGGGGACTCTAGCCCAGTCCCTGGTGGTCACTCCCGCATGCGGTCTCGCCGGCGCATCCCCGGCTTACGCACGGGAGGCGCTCGCCCACTGCGTCCGTGCCGCGAGATCACTCGCAGATAACCCTGAGTAA
- a CDS encoding SDR family oxidoreductase, with product MATHLITGAGSGIGAAVTRRLHARGDDLILLARDAGRAKELAAAHPGARTLVADLADPDRISWAFSHQPMPDRLDSLVHVAGIVDLGPIAEMRPKTWHQQLNANLISPAELTRLLLPQLRVSRGHVVFINSGAGLRANAQWGVYAASKHGLKALADSLRQEEHEHGVRVTSVYPGRTASPMQAKVHSQEGKEYDPSQWIDPESVATTVVTAIDLPRDAEITDLSVRPGS from the coding sequence ATGGCTACCCATCTGATCACCGGCGCGGGCTCGGGCATCGGCGCGGCCGTCACCCGCAGGCTCCACGCACGCGGCGACGACCTCATCCTGCTGGCGCGCGACGCCGGGCGCGCCAAGGAACTCGCCGCCGCCCACCCCGGAGCGCGCACGCTCGTCGCCGATCTGGCCGACCCCGACCGGATCTCCTGGGCCTTCTCCCACCAGCCGATGCCGGACCGGCTCGACTCGTTGGTGCACGTCGCAGGCATCGTCGACCTCGGCCCGATCGCCGAGATGCGGCCGAAGACCTGGCACCAGCAGCTCAACGCCAATCTGATCTCCCCCGCCGAGCTGACCCGGCTCCTCCTGCCCCAGCTGCGCGTGTCCCGCGGGCACGTCGTCTTCATCAACTCCGGCGCCGGACTGAGGGCGAACGCCCAGTGGGGCGTGTACGCCGCCTCCAAGCACGGGCTCAAGGCTCTCGCCGACTCCCTGCGCCAGGAGGAGCACGAACACGGAGTACGGGTCACCTCCGTCTATCCGGGCCGCACCGCCAGCCCCATGCAGGCCAAGGTGCACTCCCAGGAGGGCAAGGAGTACGACCCGTCCCAGTGGATCGACCCGGAGTCGGTCGCAACGACCGTCGTGACGGCGATCGACCTGCCGCGGGACGCCGAGATCACCGATCTGAGCGTGCGCCCGGGGAGCTGA
- the ligA gene encoding NAD-dependent DNA ligase LigA, with protein sequence MTVAGEEQTGLPAEASAELPVQARERHAELSEQIEEHRFRYYVKDQPVVSDGEFDTLLRSLEALEEEYPALRTPDSPTQKVAGHYETDLTKVEHRERMLSLDNAFDEAELAAWAERVEREVGSKNFHFLCELKIDGLAVNLTYEKGRLTRAATRGDGRTGEDITPNIRTITDIPERLQGERIPDLVEIRGEVFFPMDEFLELNARRVAAGEQPYANPRNSASGSLRQKDPRVTATLPLHMVVHGIGARQGFDIDCLSHAYDLLREWGLPTARHNKVVDSLDGVREFIAHFGENRHSMEHEIDGVVVKLDEIPLQGRLGSTARAPRWAIAWKYAPEEVNTKLVNIRVGVGRTGRVTPYAQVEPVKVAGSEVEFATLHNQEVVKAKGVLIGDTVVLRKAGDVIPEILGPVVDLRDGSEREFVMPAECPECGTALKPMKEGDVDLRCPNARSCPAQLRERLFYLAGRKCLDIEHFGYVAAAALTKPLEPGIPPLQDEGDLFSLEADQLLPIKAYVLDQDSGLPKRDPQTGEEKVVTVFANQKGELKKNAVGMLENIAAAKERPLARVLTGLSIRHVGPVAAEALAREFRSIDRIREATEEQLAATDGVGAIIAASLKQWFAEPWHEEILRKWAAAGVRLEEEGAGEDEGPRPLEGLTVVVTGTLERYTRDGAKEALQSRGAKVTGSVSKKTAFVVVGDNPGSKYDKAMQLKVPVLDEDGFVILLEQGPEEAREAAVPQEE encoded by the coding sequence ATGACGGTGGCTGGCGAAGAGCAGACGGGACTGCCGGCGGAGGCGTCGGCGGAGCTGCCGGTACAGGCGCGCGAGCGGCACGCCGAACTCTCCGAGCAGATCGAGGAGCACCGCTTCCGGTACTACGTGAAGGACCAGCCCGTCGTCAGCGATGGCGAGTTCGACACCTTGTTGCGCTCCTTGGAGGCGCTCGAAGAGGAGTACCCGGCGCTGCGCACGCCCGATTCGCCCACCCAGAAGGTCGCCGGGCACTACGAGACGGACCTGACCAAGGTCGAGCACCGGGAGCGGATGCTCTCCCTGGACAACGCCTTCGACGAGGCGGAGCTGGCCGCATGGGCCGAGCGGGTGGAGCGGGAAGTGGGGAGCAAGAACTTCCACTTCCTCTGCGAGCTCAAGATCGACGGGCTCGCCGTGAACCTCACGTACGAGAAGGGCAGACTCACCCGGGCGGCGACCCGTGGGGACGGCCGCACCGGTGAGGACATCACACCGAACATCCGCACCATCACGGACATTCCGGAGCGGTTGCAGGGCGAGCGCATCCCCGATCTTGTGGAGATCCGCGGCGAGGTCTTCTTCCCGATGGACGAGTTCCTTGAGCTGAACGCCCGCCGGGTCGCAGCCGGTGAACAGCCCTACGCCAACCCGCGCAACTCGGCCTCCGGATCGCTGCGTCAGAAGGACCCCAGGGTCACCGCGACTCTTCCGCTGCACATGGTGGTCCATGGCATCGGTGCCCGACAGGGCTTCGACATCGACTGCCTCTCCCACGCCTACGACCTGCTGCGCGAGTGGGGTCTGCCCACGGCCCGGCACAACAAGGTCGTGGACTCCCTCGACGGGGTCCGTGAGTTCATCGCCCACTTCGGCGAGAACCGCCACTCCATGGAGCACGAGATCGACGGCGTGGTCGTCAAGCTCGACGAGATCCCCCTTCAGGGTCGGCTCGGCTCCACCGCGCGGGCGCCGCGTTGGGCCATCGCCTGGAAGTACGCGCCGGAAGAGGTCAACACCAAGCTCGTCAACATCCGCGTCGGCGTCGGTCGCACGGGCCGGGTCACCCCGTACGCCCAGGTGGAGCCGGTCAAGGTGGCCGGGTCCGAGGTGGAGTTCGCCACTTTGCACAACCAGGAAGTGGTCAAGGCCAAGGGCGTCCTCATCGGTGACACGGTGGTCCTGCGCAAGGCGGGCGATGTCATTCCGGAGATCCTCGGCCCCGTGGTCGATCTGCGGGACGGCAGTGAGCGGGAGTTCGTCATGCCCGCAGAGTGCCCCGAGTGCGGCACCGCCCTGAAGCCGATGAAGGAGGGCGATGTCGATCTGCGCTGTCCCAACGCCCGCTCCTGCCCGGCCCAGTTGCGCGAGCGGCTGTTCTACCTCGCCGGCCGCAAGTGCCTCGACATCGAACACTTCGGCTATGTCGCCGCCGCCGCACTGACCAAGCCGCTGGAGCCGGGTATCCCGCCGCTCCAGGACGAGGGCGACCTCTTCTCCTTGGAGGCCGATCAACTGCTGCCCATCAAGGCGTACGTCCTCGACCAGGACAGCGGCCTGCCCAAGCGGGACCCGCAGACGGGTGAGGAGAAGGTCGTCACGGTCTTCGCCAACCAGAAGGGCGAGTTGAAGAAGAACGCCGTCGGGATGCTGGAGAACATCGCGGCGGCCAAGGAGCGTCCGCTCGCCCGGGTGCTCACGGGGCTGTCCATCCGCCATGTGGGTCCGGTGGCCGCCGAGGCACTCGCCCGCGAGTTCCGTTCCATCGACCGGATCAGGGAGGCGACCGAAGAACAACTGGCCGCCACCGATGGCGTCGGGGCGATCATCGCGGCTTCCCTCAAGCAGTGGTTCGCCGAACCGTGGCACGAGGAGATCCTGCGGAAGTGGGCCGCCGCTGGAGTACGGCTGGAGGAGGAGGGCGCAGGAGAGGACGAAGGCCCCCGCCCGCTCGAAGGTCTCACCGTGGTCGTGACCGGAACGTTGGAGCGGTATACGCGGGATGGCGCAAAAGAAGCCCTCCAGAGCCGTGGTGCAAAAGTGACTGGTTCTGTTTCTAAGAAAACTGCGTTCGTTGTGGTGGGTGACAACCCCGGTTCTAAGTACGACAAGGCCATGCAGCTGAAGGTGCCGGTTCTGGACGAGGACGGGTTTGTCATTCTGCTCGAACAAGGGCCCGAAGAGGCGCGTGAGGCCGCAGTGCCGCAAGAGGAGTGA
- a CDS encoding TIGR00730 family Rossman fold protein encodes MDICVFLSAADLDERYTRPAREFAELLGKGGHTLVWGGSETGLMKVVADGVRETGGRLVGISVEFLHTLARADVDEMVIAKDLAERKALLLAKADAVVIMVGGTGTLDEATEILELKKHGHHTKPVVLLNTAGFYDGLKAQFRRMDAEGFLPLPLTDLVFFAEDGVSALAYLEESAGVQ; translated from the coding sequence ATGGACATCTGCGTATTCCTCTCCGCCGCCGACCTCGACGAGCGCTACACGCGCCCGGCCCGTGAGTTCGCCGAACTCCTCGGCAAAGGGGGCCACACCCTGGTCTGGGGCGGCTCCGAGACGGGGCTGATGAAGGTCGTCGCCGACGGAGTGCGGGAGACGGGCGGACGCCTGGTCGGGATCTCGGTCGAGTTCCTGCACACCCTGGCCCGCGCCGACGTCGACGAGATGGTGATCGCCAAGGACCTCGCCGAACGCAAGGCGCTGCTCCTCGCCAAGGCCGACGCCGTCGTGATCATGGTGGGGGGCACCGGGACGCTCGACGAGGCCACCGAGATCCTGGAACTGAAGAAGCACGGCCACCACACCAAACCGGTCGTCCTGCTCAACACCGCCGGCTTCTACGACGGACTTAAGGCCCAGTTCCGGCGGATGGACGCCGAGGGATTCCTCCCGCTGCCCCTCACCGATCTCGTCTTCTTCGCCGAGGACGGGGTGTCCGCCCTCGCCTACCTGGAGGAATCGGCCGGCGTGCAGTAG